One genomic segment of Drosophila willistoni isolate 14030-0811.24 chromosome 2R unlocalized genomic scaffold, UCI_dwil_1.1 Seg200, whole genome shotgun sequence includes these proteins:
- the LOC6643711 gene encoding myosin heavy chain, muscle isoform X10, which translates to MPKPIASQEDEDPTPYLFVSLEQRRIDQSKPYDSKKNCWVPDEKEGYLLGEIKATKGDIVSVGLPGGETRDFKKDQLQQVNPPKYEKAEDMSNLTYLNDASVLHNLRQRYYNKLIYTYSGLFCVAINPYKRYPVYTNRCAKMYRGKRRNEVPPHIFAISDGAYVDMLTNHVNQSMLITGESGAGKTENTKKVIAYFATVGASTKKDESQKNKGSLEDQVVQTNPVLEAFGNAKTVRNDNSSRFGKFIRIHFGPTGKLAGADIETYLLEKARVISQQSLERSYHIFYQIMSGSVAGVKDICLLTDNIYDYHIVSQGKVTVPSIDDAEEFSLTDQAFDILGFTKQEKEDVYRITAAVMHMGGMKFKQRGREEQAEQDGEEEGGRVSKLFGCDTAELYKNLLKPRIKVGNEFVTQGRNVQQVTNSIGALCKGVFDRLFKWLVKKCNETLDTQQKRQHFIGVLDIAGFEIFDYNGFEQLCINFTNEKLQQFFNHHMFVLEQEEYKREGIDWAFIDFGMDLLACIDLIEKPMGILSILEEESMFPKATDQTFSEKLTNTHLGKSAPFQKPKPPKPGQQAAHFAIGHYAGVVAYNITGWLEKNKDPLNDTVVDQFKKSQNKLLIEIFADHAGQSGGGEQAKGGRGKKGGGFATVSSAYKEQLNSLMTTLRSTQPHFVRCIIPNEMKQPGLVDAHLVMHQLTCNGVLEGIRICRKGFPNRMVYPDFKMRYMILAPAIMAAEKVFKNAAAKCLEAVGLEPDMYRIGHTKVFFRAGVLGQMEEFRDERLGKIMSWMQAWARGYLSRKGFKKLQEQRVALKVVQRNLRKYLQLRTWPWYKLWQKVKPLLNVSRIEDEIARLEEKAKKAEELHAAEVKVRKELEALNAKLLAEKTALLDSLSGEKGQLQDFQERNAKLTAQKNDLENQLRDIQERLTQEEDARNQLFQQKKKADQEISGLKKDIEDLELNIQKAEQDKATKDHQIRNLNDEIAHQDELINKLNKEKKMQGETNQKTGEELQSAEDKINHLNKVKAKLEQTLDELEDSLEREKKVRGDVEKSKRKVEGDLKLTQEAVADLERNKKELEQTIQRKDKELSSITAKLEDEQVVVGKHQRQIKELQARIEELEEEVEAERQARAKAEKQRADLARELEELGERLEEAGGATSAQIELNKKREAELSKLRRDLEEANIQHESTLANLRKKHNDAVAEMAEQVDQLNKLKAKAEKEKNEYYGQLNELRAGVDHITNEKAAQEKIAKQLQHTLNEVQSKLDETNRTLNDFDASKKKLSIENSDLLRQLEEAESQVSQLSKIKISLTTQLEDTKRLADEESRERATLLGKFRNLEHDLDNLREQVEEEAEGKADLQRQLSKANAEAQVWRSKYESDGVARSEELEEAKRKLQARLAEAEETIESLNQKCIGLEKTKQRLSTEVEDLQLEVDRANAIANAAEKKQKAFDKIIGEWKLKVDDLAAELDASQKECRNYSTELFRLKGAYEEGQEQLEAVRRENKNLADEVKDLLDQIGEGGRNIHEIEKARKRLEAEKDELQAALEEAEAALEQEENKVLRAQLELSQVRQEIDRRIQEKEEEFENTRKNHQRALDSMQASLEAEAKGKAEALRMKKKLEADINELEIALDHANKANAEAQKNIKRYQQQLKDIQTALEEEQRARDDAREQLGISERRANALQNELEESRTLLEQADRGRRQAEQELADAHEQLNEVSAQNASISAAKRKLESELQTLHSDLDELLNEAKNSEEKAKKAMVDAARLADELRAEQDHAQTQEKLRKALEQQIKELQVRLDEAEANALKGGKKAIQKLEQRVRELENELDGEQRRHADAQKNLRKSERRVKELSFQSEEDRKNHERMQDLVDKLQQKIKTYKRQIEEAEEIAALNLAKFRKAQQELEEAEERADLAEQAISKFRAKGRAGSVGRGASPAPRATSVRPQFDGLAFPPRFDLAPENEF; encoded by the exons ATGCCGAAGCCAATCGCAAGTCAGGAGGATGAAGATCCCACCCCTTACTTGTTCGTGTCTTTGGAACAAAGACGTATCGATCAATCGAAACCCTATGACTCGAAGAAGAACTGCTGGGTGCCCGATGAGAAGGAGGGTTATCTCCTTGGTGAAATCAAGGCCACCAAGGGTGATATCGTCTCCGTTGGCTTGCCTGGTGGAGAG ACAAGAGACTTCAAGAAAGATCAGCTCCAGCAAGTGAACCCTCCAAAATACGAAAAAGCCGAGGATATGTCTAACTTGACATACCTTAACGATGCCTCTGTGCTCCATAACTTGAGACAGAGATACTACAACAAGCTCATCTAT ACCTACTCAGGTCTTTTCTGCGTTGCCATCAATCCTTACAAGCGCTACCCTGTGTATACCAACCGTTGCGCTAAGATGTACCGTGGCAAGCGCCGTAATGAAGTGCCACCCCATATTTTCGCCATCTCTGATGGTGCCTACGTGGACATGTTGACCAATCACGTTAATCAATCTATGTTGATTACCGGTGAGTCTGGTGCCGGTAAGACTGAGAACACCAAGAAGGTAATTGCTTACTTCGCCACCGTTGGTGCATCGACCAAGAAGGATGAGTCACAGAAGAACAAGGGTTCCCTGGAAGATCAGGTTGTGCAAACTAACCCTGTGCTTGAGGCTTTCGGTAACGCTAAGACCGTGCGTAACGATAACTCTTCCCGTTTC GGTAAATTCATCCGTATTCACTTCGGTCCCACTGGTAAACTGGCTGGTGCTGATATTGAGACTT ATCTGTTGGAGAAGGCTCGTGTCATCTCTCAGCAATCTCTGGAGCGTTCTTACCACATTTTCTACCAGATCATGTCTGGCTCCGTGGCCGGTGTGAAAG ACATTTGTCTGTTGACCGATAACATCTACGATTACCACATTGTATCCCAGGGCAAGGTTACTGTGCCCAGTATCGATGATGCTGAGGAATTCTCCCTCACAGAT CAAGCCTTCGACATCTTGGGCTTCACCAAGCAAGAGAAGGAGGATGTGTACAGAATCACCGCCGCTGTCATGCACATGGGTGGCATGAAGTTCAAGCAACGTGGTCGCGAGGAGCAGGCTGAACAGGATGGTGAAGAGGAGGGTGGTCGTGTATCGAAATTGTTCGGTTGCGATACCGCTGAGTTGTACAAGAACTTGTTGAAGCCCCGCATCAAGGTCGGTAACGAGTTCGTCACCCAGGGTCGTAACGTCCAACAGGTCACCAACTCGATCGGTGCCCTCTGCAAGGGTGTGTTCGATCGTCTCTTCAAATGGCTGGTCAAGAAGTGTAACGAGACTCTGGATACTCAGCAGAAGCGTCAGCATTTCATTGGTGTGCTGGATATTGCTGGTTTTGAAATCTTCGAT TACAACGGTTTCGAGCAACTGTGTATTAACTTCACCAACGAGAAGTTGCAACAATTCTTCAACCATCACATGTTCGTTTTGGAGCAAGAAGAATACAAGCGTGAAGGCATTGATTGGGCCTTCATTGATTTCGGTATGGACTTGTTGGCCTGTATCGATTTGATTGAAAAG CCTATGGGTATCTTGTCCATCCTGGAAGAAGAGTCTATGTTCCCCAAGGCCACCGATCAGACCTTCTCGGAGAAGCTGACCAACACCCATTTGGGTAAATCAGCTCCATTCCAGAAGCCCAAGCCTCCAAAGCCCGGCCAGCAGGCTGCCCACTTTGCCATTGGCCATTATGCTGGTGTTGTCGCCTATAACATCACCGGTTGGTTGGAGAAGAACAAGGATCCTTTGAACGACACTGTTGTCGATCAGTTCAAGAAGTCGCAGAACAAGCTGCTTATCGAAATCTTTGCTGATCATGCTGGTCAGTCTGGTGGCGGTGAACAGGCTAAGGGCGGTCGTGGCAAGAAGGGCGGTGGCTTCGCTACTGTCTCATCGGCCTACAAGGAGCAGTTGAACAGCTTGATGACCACTCTGCGTTCCACACAGCCTCACTTCGTCCGTTGCATCATTCCCAACGAAATGAAGCAGCCTGGTCTTGTTGATGCTCACTTGGTTATGCACCAGCTGACATGTAACGGTGTGCTTGAAGGTATCCGTATTTGCCGTAAAGGTTTCCCCAACAGAATGGTCTACCCCGATTTCAAGATGCG TTACATGATTTTGGCCCCGGCTATTATGGCCGCTGAAAAGGTGTTCAAGAATGCGGCCGCCAAATGTTTAGAAGCTGTTGGACTGGAACCCGATATGTATCGCATTGGTCACACTAAG GTGTTCTTCCGTGCCGGTGTCCTGGGTCAGATGGAGGAGTTCCGTGATGAGCGTTTGGGCAAGATTATGTCCTGGATGCAAGCCTGGGCTCGTGGTTACTTGTCCCGCAAGGGCTTCAAGAAGCTGCAAGAACAGCGTGTTGCCCTCAAGGTTGTGCAACGCAACTTGCGCAAATACTTGCAACTGCGTACCTGGCCATGGTACAAACTGTGGCAGAAGGTCAAGCCTTTGCTCAACGTCAGCCGTATTGAGGATGAAATTGCC CGTCTGGAGGAGAAGGCAAAGAAGGCTGAGGAATTGCATGCCGCTGAAGTGAAAGTACGCAAGGAGTTGGAGGCTCTCAATGCCAAATTGTTGGCTGAGAAGACCGCCCTGTTGGACTCCCTGTCCGGCGAGAAGGGTCAGTTGCAGGACTTCCAGGAGCGCAACGCTAAGTTGACCGCCCAGAAGAACGACCTCGAGAACCAGCTGCGC GACATCCAAGAGCGCCTGACTCAGGAGGAAGATGCCCGCAACCAACTGTTCCAACAGAAGAAGAAGGCCGACCAGGAGATCTCTGGCTTGAAGAAGGATATCGAAGATCTGGAATTGAACATCCAGAAGGCCGAGCAAGACAAGGCCACCAAGGATCACCAGATCCGCAACTTGAACGACGAGATCGCCCACCAGGATGAGCTCATCAACAAGTTGAACAAGGAGAAGAAGATGCAGGGTGAGACCAACCAGAAGACTGGTGAGGAACTCCAGTCCGCTGAGGACAAGATTAACCACTTGAACAAGGTTAAGGCCAAGCTCGAACAGACCCTCGATGAACTCGAGGACTCTCTGGAGCGTGAGAAGAAGGTGCGCGGTGATGTTGAGAAGTCCAAGCGCAAGGTTGAGGGTGACCTTAAGTTGACTCAGGAGGCTGTCGCTGATCTTGAGCGCAACAAGAAGGAGTTGGAACAGACCATCCAACGCAAGGACAAGGAATTGTCTTCCATCACTGCCAAGCTCGAGGATGAgcaagttgttgttggcaagcACCAGCGCCAGATCAAGGAACTGCAAGCCCGCATCGAAGAGCTCGAGGAAGAGGTTGAGGCTGAGCGTCAAGCTCGCGCCAAGGCCGAGAAACAGCGTGCCGATTTGGCCCGCGAATTGGAGGAATTGGGCGAGCGTCTGGAAGAGGCTGGCGGTGCCACCTCTGCCCAGATTGAGCTCAACAAGAAGCGTGAGGCTGAGCTCAGCAAATTGCGTCGTGATCTTGAGGAAGCCAACATCCAGCATGAGTCTACCCTCGCCAACCTGCGCAAGAAGCACAACGATGCTGTCGCTGAGATGGCCGAGCAAGTTGATCAGCTCAACAAGCTGAAGGCTAA GGCTGAGAAGGAGAAGAACGAGTACTACGGCCAATTGAACGAACTGCGTGCCGGTGTTGACCACATTACCAACGAGAAG GCTGCCCAAGAAAAGATTGCCAAGCAGTTGCAGCACACCCTCAACGAAGTCCAATCCAAATTGGATGAGACCAACCGCACTCTGAACGACTTCGATGCCAGCAAGAAGAAGTTGTCCATTGAGAACTCCGATCTGTTGCGCCAGCTGGAGGAAGCCGAATCCCAGGTTTCGCAGTTGTCCAAGATCAAGATCTCCCTGACCACCCAGTTGGAAGATACCAAGCGTCTGGCTGATGAGGAATCTCGCGAGCGCGCCACTTTGTTGGGCAAGTTCCGCAACTTGGAGCACGACCTCGACAACCTGCGCGAACAGGTTGAGGAGGAGGCTGAGGGTAAGGCTGATTTGCAGCGTCAATTGAGCAAGGCCAACGCCGAAGCCCAGGTCTGGCGTAGCAAGTACGAATCGGACGGTGTTGCCCGTTCCGAGGAGTTGGAGGAAGCCAAGAGGAAGTTGCAGGCCCGTTTGGCTGAGGCTGAAGAGACCATTGAGTCCCTCAACCAGAAGTGCATTGGTCTGGAGAAGACCAAGCAGCGTCTGTCCACTGAAGTGGAGGATCTGCAATTGGAAGTGGACCGTGCCAACGCCATTGCCAACGCCGCCGAGAAGAAGCAGAAGGCATTCGACAAGATCATTGGCGAATGGAAACTCAAGGTCGATGATTTGGCCGCTGAATTGGATGCTTCCCAGAAGGAGTGCCGCAACTACTCCACTGAATTGTTCCGTCTCAAGGGTGCCTATGAGGAGGGACAGGAGCAGCTTGAGGCTGTGCGTCGTGAGAACAAGAACTTGGCTGATGAAGTCAAGGATCTGCTTGACCAGATCGGTGAGGGTGGCCGCAACATCCACGAAATCGAGAAGGCTCGCAAGCGTCTTGAAGCCGAAAAGGATGAACTCCAGGCTGCTTTGGAAGAGGCTGAGGCCGCTCTTGAGCAGGAGGAGAACAAGGTTCTGCGCGCTCAATTGGAATTGTCCCAAGTCCGCCAGGAAATCGATCGCCGTATCCAGGAGAAGGAAGAGGAATTCGAGAACACCCGCAAGAACCACCAGCGCGCTCTCGACTCCATGCAGGCCTCCCTCGAAGCCGAAGCCAAGGGCAAGGCTGAGGCCCTGCGCATGAAGAAGAAGTTGGAAGCCGACATCAACGAATTGGAGATTGCTCTGGATCATGCCAACAAG GCTAACGCCGAGGCCCAGAAGAACATCAAGCGCTACCAACAGCAGTTGAAGGATATCCAGACCGCTCTGGAGGAAGAACAGCGTGCCCGCGATGATGCCCGTGAACAGTTGGGCATCTCTGAGCGTCGTGCCAATGCTCTGCAGAACGAACTCGAGGAGTCCCGCACTCTGTTGGAGCAGGCCGACCGTGGCCGTCGCCAAGCCGAACAGGAATTGGCCGATGCCCACGAGCAGTTGAACGAAGTTTCTGCCCAGAACGCTTCCATCTCTGCTGCCAAGAGGAAATTGGAGTCTGAGCTCCAGACCCTCCACTCCGACTTGGATGAGCTCCTGAACGAAGCCAAGAACTCCGAAGAGAAGGCCAAGAAGGCTATGGTTGATGCCGCCCGCCTGGCTGATGAACTCCGTGCCGAGCAGGATCATGCCCAGACCCAGGAGAAATTGAGAAAGGCCCTGGAACAGCAAATCAAGGAATTGCAAGTCCGTCTGGATGAGGCTGAGGCCAACGCCCTTAAGGGTGGCAAGAAGGCCATTCAGAAGTTGGAGCAACGCGTCCGCGAATTGGAGAACGAATTGGACGGTGAGCAGCGCCGTCATGCTGATGCCCAGAAGAACCTGCGCAAGTCCGAGCGTCGCGTCAAGGAATTGAGCTTCCAGTCTGAGGAGGACCGCAAGAACCACGAGCGCATGCAAGATCTGGTCGACAAACTGCAACAGAAGATCAAGACATACAAGAGGCAGATTGAGGAAGCCGAGGAAATCGCTGCCCTCAACTTGGCCAAATTCCGCAAGGCCCAGCAGGAGCTCGAGGAAGCCGAGGAGCGTGCCGATCTGGCTGAGCAGGCAATTAGCAAATTCCGTGCCAAGGGACGTGCCGGTTCGGTTGGACGTGGTGCCAGCCCAGCG CCCCGTGCGACGTCCGTTAGGCCACAATTCGACGGTTTGGCTTTCCCACCCAGATTCGACCTTGCTCCTGAAAACGAATTCTAA